GAGTGGCAACGACAACGGCCGTACCCGACGATACCGCGGGGTACAGCCCCGCGACGTTCGTCGCCCCCTCGCCGCTCCGAAGCGGATTTTATATCGCGGTATGTGATTTATGTCGTCTCCCGTCGAGCACTGGTGGCAGTCCATCCGCTCGCCGAGTGTGGTGTCGATCGGCCGTGAGCGGGCTGAAACGGCCCGACCGACGCGGATCGCGGTCGACTGACCCGGGACGAGCGGCCGCGCGACACCATCCTTTTTGTGCGAGCTCGTCAGTCGGGGAACCATGGCGACGGCGACCGAGGACCTGACGGAGCCGCACGTGCTCGCCCGGGCCAAGCGGCGGCTGTTCCCCGAGGACGGCGCCGAGGCCTACGCGGTCGTCGACACGCAGTTCGCCCGGGAGCGGTGGGTCGACCGCGCGACGATCGACGAGGCGGTCCGCGAGGCGCTGGCGCCGTTCAACCACGTTCGGGTCGGGTCGGGCTACCCCGACCTGGTGGGCGTACGGCCGCTCGACGACGACCTGCTGGCGGTCGACCGCTTGGGCGGCGAGCCGCCGCTGATCGCCGTCGAGGCGAAGGGGTACGCGGGCGGCGGCGTCGACACCGAGCGCGGCATCGTCCAGGCCCGGGACCGCCTCGGCGAGGCCAACGTCGCGTTTCTGGCCGCACCGAGCGCGGCGATCTCCCAGACCGACCGCTCGCTGGCGAGAGAGTGCAACGTCGGCGTGCTCGCGGTCGACGGGGACGGCGACGTTCGAGCCCTCGAACGGCCCCGCGTGGTCGGCAACCGCACCGCCGACGCGGCGACGAGCATCCGCTTCCAGGCCAGCGCACAGGGCGTCGCCGGCAAGAGCTTCGGCCTCAACCACCCGAAGAACTACCTCGCCTACCCGCTGGCGGTCGCCCACGACCGCGACACCGAGACGGTGCTCGCCGAGCGAGTCGTCGGGGCGACCGACGCGGCCCGCGCGGGCGCCGCGTTCCTGAACCTCGTCGCCGTCGAACCCGACCGGACGACGCTGACGGCGCTCGGCAAGGAGGTCGTCCGCTTCGGGCTCGCGGAGTGCGGCAGCGTCGACGCCGCACTCGACGCCTTCGAGGCCTGGAAGCGCTCCCGAAAGCGCTTCTGCGAGGTCGCGCCGAAGTGGGGCCAGCTCGCCCGCCGTGTCGTCTACGCCTATCCGGCGACCGAGTTGCTCGTGACCGAACTCCAGTCGCTCCACGACGACGGCGAGCGCGACCCCACGCTCCGCGAGTTCGTCGAGTACCTGCACGAACTGCACCCGACGTTCACCGTCGAGTTGTTCCTCCGCGGTGACGAGGGCGTTCGCGGCCGCGCGCTGACCGACGACGGCGACCTCCGGAGCGAGGTCCTGGCCGACGGCGACGCCTACCACTCGCCGACCGTCTTCCAGCTGAAGGCGATGCTGTACCACGCCGGAATCGTCTCCGAACGCGGCAGCGAACCCCATCGGCTCGACCCCCGCGAGGACCGCTGGGCGCTGCGCCACGACGTGAGTCCCGTCCGCGAGTGAGTGCGCGGTCGACCGCCTCGGGACCGTGGCGCGTTCGCAACATCGTCTCACACCGCCGTCAGTTCTAAGTGCGGCCTCGGGATAGGTTCGGCCGAAGCGTTCTATGACCCGCCGGATCGTCGGTCGTCCGGTGTTCGACCCGCGCTCGCCGCCCGCGGCACGAGCGGCCCGATAGCTGCAGCACTCGGGTTCGCGTCGCTCCGCTACGTTCCGTAGCCGCAGTCGCTCGGTCGAACACACACGCACATGCCGACATCTGCCGAGTCCCCTAGCCGGGGCTCGTTCACGCACGCATCGTATCGACGACAGTCGCATCGCTCGCGGTCGCCCCGACCGCTCGAACCTCCAGACGCGCCGCTCGACTCCGCCGCTCCGCCCGCTGGAGGTGGTCACCGATGACCACTGCTACCGAGACGGTCGAGTCCGACGACGCGGTAGGCAGTGAAGACACGACCGCCGCCCAGCCGTCGCTCTGGCGAAACCGCGACTTCCGCCGCTTTTTCGCCGGACAGTTCGTGACCAACGCCGGGGACAGCCTCTACAGCGTCGCGGTGGTGTGGCTCGTCTTCGAACTCAGCGGCTCGACGGTCCTCACTGGGATCGCCAACGCCGTGTTGTTGCTCCCGTGGCTCCTGCAGATCCTCGCCGGGCCGGTCGTCGACCGGCTCCCGCTACGACCCGTCCTCGTCGGGTCCCAACTGCTCCAGGGCGTCGTCGTCCTCGCGCTGCCGCTCGCGGCGGCGACCGGGAATCTGAGCGTCGGCATCATCTTCGCGGTCGTCCCGCTTCTGACGCTCGCGACGCTGCTGATGGCGCCGATGCAGGCGACGGTCGTCCCGCGGATCGTCCCCGACGAGCAGCTTTCGAACGCGAACTCCGCGCTGGCCACGGTCACGCTCGGCCTGGACATGATCTTCGACGCGCTCGGCGGCGCCGTCATCGCCGTCTTCGGCGCGACGGCGCTGTTCATCTTCGACGCGGGGACGTTCGTCCTCGCCGCCCTGCTGTTCGCCGGAGTCGCGGTGTCGCGGTCGGCCGGCGGCGACTCCGTCCGGGAAACGGGCGGGGACGACCCCGACGCCAACGGCGAGTCGATCCTCGGCGCGTACGTCGCGGACCTGCGCGACGGGATCGAGGTGCTGCGCGGCACCGTCTTCGTCGAACTCGTGGTGACGACGGCGGTGGCGAACCTCGCGACGGGCGTGACGCTCGCGGTCCTGCCGGCCTACGGCGACGCGCTCGGCGGCCCCGCCGTCTACGGAGCCTTGCTCGGCGCGCTCGGCGTCGGTCGGCTGGTCGGCTCGCTGCTCGCGCCGTACCTGGAGGGCGTCCCGTACGGCCGACTGCTGCTCGTCGGCAACGCCGCCGGCGCCGTCTGCTGGCTCGGCGCGGTCGCCGCGCCGTCGCCCGCGCTCACCGTCGTCCTCTTCGGGCTCGCGTGGATCCCTGCGGGCGCCAGCGGCGTGCTCACGGCGACGCTCAACCAGACCGTCTTCCCGACTGACCTGCTCGGCCG
The window above is part of the Halosimplex rubrum genome. Proteins encoded here:
- a CDS encoding MFS transporter, with protein sequence MTTATETVESDDAVGSEDTTAAQPSLWRNRDFRRFFAGQFVTNAGDSLYSVAVVWLVFELSGSTVLTGIANAVLLLPWLLQILAGPVVDRLPLRPVLVGSQLLQGVVVLALPLAAATGNLSVGIIFAVVPLLTLATLLMAPMQATVVPRIVPDEQLSNANSALATVTLGLDMIFDALGGAVIAVFGATALFIFDAGTFVLAALLFAGVAVSRSAGGDSVRETGGDDPDANGESILGAYVADLRDGIEVLRGTVFVELVVTTAVANLATGVTLAVLPAYGDALGGPAVYGALLGALGVGRLVGSLLAPYLEGVPYGRLLLVGNAAGAVCWLGAVAAPSPALTVVLFGLAWIPAGASGVLTATLNQTVFPTDLLGRVSTIKGTASGATLPLGSLVGGVVAELLGTATTVGLAAFGFGFTALYLLARPRLRRLPAVADADPAAFGVTVASESGRE